One genomic window of Candidatus Nitrosopumilus sediminis includes the following:
- a CDS encoding precorrin-8X methylmutase, with amino-acid sequence MQTKKGQSIEDASMQMIEDEIGTHEFSEKEWPIVRRIIHSTADFDFADKNKLIFHKDAIESGMNALKRGCSIVVDVNGVIGGMNKQNPKDFGNNIVCNISKPEIMELAKKEGKTRSQVSMRAAASDIDGGVVAIGNAPTALQEVIQMVKEGIVKPALIIGIPVGFICAAESKEELSKLKDTPFITNIGRKGGSSSVSATINAIFKLIRAESSF; translated from the coding sequence ATGCAAACTAAGAAAGGTCAATCAATTGAAGATGCAAGTATGCAAATGATAGAAGATGAGATAGGTACTCATGAATTTAGTGAAAAAGAATGGCCTATTGTTAGAAGGATAATTCACTCCACAGCAGATTTTGATTTTGCAGATAAAAATAAGTTAATTTTCCATAAAGATGCAATTGAAAGTGGGATGAATGCTTTGAAAAGGGGTTGTAGTATAGTAGTAGATGTTAATGGAGTTATTGGTGGAATGAATAAACAAAATCCGAAAGATTTTGGAAATAACATAGTTTGTAATATTTCAAAACCAGAAATTATGGAATTGGCAAAAAAAGAAGGTAAAACACGCTCACAAGTATCTATGAGAGCTGCTGCATCAGATATTGATGGTGGGGTGGTGGCAATAGGAAATGCTCCAACTGCACTTCAAGAAGTAATTCAGATGGTTAAAGAGGGAATAGTAAAACCTGCTCTAATTATCGGAATTCCAGTGGGATTCATTTGTGCTGCAGAATCAAAAGAAGAATTATCAAAGTTGAAAGATACACCATTTATCACTAATATTGGCAGGAAGGGAGGCAGTTCCTCAGTATCTGCTACAATTAATGCAATTTTTAAATTGATTAGGGCAGAATCATCTTTTTGA
- a CDS encoding PIN domain-containing protein, with the protein MVEVICDTNFLIHLATKRIKNLDNLDVEIGQVTFVVPQVVKNELLELKKKPEKTQDIQSTLNYIRNFKIIPILGSFADKELIDYVSKNRVIVATMDKELKKQIKNNGSSIMSFSNDKIILES; encoded by the coding sequence TTGGTTGAAGTAATCTGTGACACAAATTTTTTAATTCATCTAGCAACTAAAAGAATCAAAAATTTAGATAATCTAGATGTAGAGATAGGCCAAGTTACATTTGTTGTACCCCAAGTTGTAAAAAATGAATTACTAGAATTAAAAAAAAAGCCTGAAAAGACACAAGATATTCAATCAACTCTAAATTATATCAGAAATTTCAAAATTATTCCCATACTTGGTTCATTTGCTGATAAAGAACTAATAGATTACGTTTCAAAAAATAGAGTAATTGTTGCTACAATGGATAAAGAATTAAAGAAGCAGATTAAAAATAATGGAAGTTCAATTATGTCTTTTTCAAATGATAAAATAATTTTGGAATCTTAG
- a CDS encoding RNA-protein complex protein Nop10, with protein sequence MRFLLRKCSKCYHYTLKEKCPKCSEETVSVHPAKFSPDDKYMRYRLAERYS encoded by the coding sequence ATGAGATTTTTGCTTAGAAAATGTTCTAAATGTTATCATTATACACTAAAGGAAAAATGTCCCAAATGTAGTGAAGAAACAGTTTCAGTACACCCTGCTAAATTTTCACCAGATGATAAATACATGAGATATAGATTAGCTGAAAGATATTCTTAG
- a CDS encoding translation initiation factor IF-2 subunit alpha codes for MSTKIQEMPEQGEIILATITKVMDHGAYVTLDEYDDIQGFLHISEIAPGWIRSVNRFVRDGEKKVLLVKKVNAERGDIDLSLKQVSKDQKKQKLKEVKKFEKGKTLLQNVQEKAKLSDEEIEKLEDSIYSKFDSVYDAFISIARNGIESVKELKFAKKTATVIEDICSKIKLPSVEIRGIMEITNSKSDGVEIIKKTLLDIIKKDSTIDITYLGAPKYRLSITSEDFKSAEKLLKPIIEEIETNIEKKKGTFKFTREDSKKTREN; via the coding sequence ATGTCTACTAAAATTCAAGAAATGCCTGAACAAGGAGAGATTATTCTTGCAACCATTACCAAAGTAATGGATCATGGGGCATATGTCACATTAGATGAATATGATGATATTCAAGGATTTTTACATATTTCAGAAATTGCTCCAGGTTGGATTAGATCAGTAAATAGATTTGTAAGAGATGGGGAAAAGAAAGTTCTTCTTGTAAAAAAAGTAAATGCAGAACGGGGGGATATAGATCTCTCTTTAAAGCAAGTATCAAAAGATCAGAAAAAACAAAAACTAAAAGAAGTCAAAAAGTTTGAAAAAGGCAAAACACTATTACAAAATGTTCAAGAAAAAGCTAAATTATCAGATGAAGAGATTGAGAAATTAGAAGATAGCATTTATTCAAAATTTGATTCAGTGTATGATGCTTTCATATCTATTGCAAGAAACGGTATAGAATCTGTAAAAGAACTCAAATTTGCAAAAAAAACAGCAACTGTAATTGAAGATATTTGCTCAAAAATTAAACTTCCTTCAGTAGAGATTAGAGGAATTATGGAAATCACAAATAGTAAATCAGACGGAGTTGAAATAATCAAGAAAACATTGCTAGATATAATAAAAAAGGATTCTACTATAGATATCACATATTTGGGAGCACCAAAATACAGATTGTCAATTACTTCTGAAGATTTTAAATCAGCCGAGAAATTATTAAAACCAATTATTGAAGAGATTGAGACCAATATAGAAAAGAAAAAAGGCACATTCAAATTTACTAGGGAAGATTCAAAGAAAACTAGAGAGAACTAA
- a CDS encoding cobalt-precorrin-5B (C(1))-methyltransferase: protein MNTTNVEEEKAKLKTGYTTGSSATAASKAALLSIINHKKIENVEILLPKKSYIQIPIHSCHFESDKAKCSVIKNGGDDPDVTHGAEIIVDLSFTEKINEIEIDGGEGVGIVTKPGLGLEINKPAINPVPKKMIIENLREVGKEILLEKGIRVVISVPKGKELGPKTDNPRLGIINGISILGTSGIVIPFSTASYAASIRQNLDVAIAAGNDTVVLTTGGRSEDFAKKIVDLPVHCFVQMGDFSGYTIQQCARKNIKRAYVVGFIGKLAKMAAGVKQTHVKGSKVDMNFLAQLAQKCKASESVIQNIKKANTARHVSEIIQESKIEGFFDLICSETYKHMRKHSEEKVPIDVILFDFEGKILARKSEE from the coding sequence ATGAATACAACTAATGTGGAAGAAGAAAAGGCAAAATTAAAGACAGGTTATACTACAGGAAGTTCTGCAACTGCAGCATCAAAAGCAGCATTATTATCAATAATTAATCATAAAAAAATCGAGAATGTAGAAATTTTATTACCAAAAAAATCCTATATTCAAATTCCAATACATTCATGTCATTTTGAATCTGATAAAGCAAAATGCTCAGTTATTAAAAATGGAGGGGATGATCCTGATGTCACTCATGGTGCGGAAATTATTGTAGATTTGTCATTTACTGAAAAAATAAATGAAATAGAGATTGATGGTGGAGAAGGAGTAGGCATAGTAACTAAACCAGGATTGGGTTTAGAAATTAACAAACCTGCAATAAATCCAGTTCCTAAAAAAATGATTATTGAGAATTTAAGAGAGGTAGGAAAAGAAATTCTATTAGAAAAAGGAATCAGAGTAGTGATTTCAGTTCCCAAAGGAAAAGAATTAGGTCCTAAAACAGACAATCCAAGACTAGGTATTATAAATGGAATTTCAATTTTAGGAACTAGTGGAATTGTAATTCCATTTTCTACAGCATCATATGCAGCATCAATAAGACAAAATTTGGATGTTGCAATTGCAGCAGGTAATGATACTGTTGTATTGACAACAGGTGGAAGAAGTGAAGATTTTGCAAAGAAAATTGTAGATTTACCAGTTCATTGTTTTGTTCAAATGGGAGATTTTTCTGGATATACAATTCAACAGTGTGCTAGAAAAAATATCAAAAGAGCATATGTTGTAGGTTTTATTGGAAAGTTAGCAAAAATGGCAGCAGGGGTTAAACAAACTCACGTGAAAGGATCTAAAGTAGATATGAATTTTCTAGCTCAATTAGCTCAAAAATGTAAGGCGAGTGAAAGTGTAATCCAAAATATCAAAAAAGCAAACACCGCAAGACACGTTTCAGAAATAATTCAAGAGAGTAAGATTGAAGGATTTTTTGACTTGATTTGCAGTGAGACGTATAAACATATGAGAAAACATTCTGAAGAAAAAGTTCCAATTGATGTAATATTATTTGATTTTGAAGGAAAAATTTTGGCTAGGAAATCTGAAGAGTAA
- a CDS encoding cobalt-precorrin 5A hydrolase: protein MEKTSVLAITKNGVKIGEELKKIFPDWSIFAPSKLSNENSQIRWYSEPTTDKIVELFKNNSALICLFSLGAVIRLIAPHLKDKKTDPAVLVIDDKKNFVISVLSGHIGGANELTEEIAEKIGAQSVITTAADVNKTIAVDLVGREYNWKIDDDSTVTKISAHMVNEEPIGVFQDTGKKNWYKKLPKNVLIYENLDDLKKSNSKACLIISDRIIDDEISKKSVIYRPPSLVIGIGLHWDTTKETIREGIEHCLEKFKLSSKSIAKLVSIKKPQDVQGLIELGEDMKIPVEYVNREDLAEISAPNPSETVKSFEGTASVSEAAAIKVSAGKLIVEKQKFPPNLTIAIARIVD from the coding sequence ATGGAAAAAACTTCAGTCCTTGCCATTACAAAGAATGGAGTAAAAATTGGAGAAGAATTAAAGAAAATATTTCCAGATTGGAGTATATTTGCACCATCAAAACTGTCAAATGAAAATAGTCAGATTAGATGGTATTCTGAGCCTACAACAGATAAAATTGTTGAACTTTTCAAAAACAATAGTGCGTTAATTTGTCTTTTCTCTTTAGGAGCAGTTATTAGATTAATTGCACCACATTTGAAAGATAAAAAAACTGATCCTGCAGTTCTTGTAATTGATGACAAGAAAAATTTTGTGATTAGTGTTTTATCAGGTCATATTGGAGGAGCTAATGAATTAACTGAAGAAATAGCTGAAAAAATCGGAGCACAATCTGTAATTACTACTGCAGCAGATGTAAACAAGACAATAGCAGTAGATCTTGTAGGCAGAGAATATAATTGGAAAATTGATGATGATTCTACAGTAACCAAAATCAGTGCACACATGGTAAATGAAGAACCCATTGGAGTTTTCCAAGATACAGGTAAAAAAAATTGGTATAAAAAATTACCAAAAAATGTTTTGATTTATGAAAATCTAGATGATTTAAAAAAATCAAATTCTAAAGCATGTCTAATAATTTCTGATAGAATCATCGATGATGAGATATCAAAAAAATCTGTGATATACCGTCCTCCAAGTTTAGTAATTGGGATTGGATTACATTGGGATACTACAAAAGAGACAATCAGAGAAGGGATAGAGCATTGCTTAGAGAAATTCAAACTTAGTTCAAAATCAATTGCAAAATTGGTTTCAATAAAAAAACCACAAGATGTACAAGGGTTAATTGAACTTGGAGAAGATATGAAGATTCCAGTAGAATATGTAAATAGAGAAGATTTAGCTGAAATCTCTGCTCCAAATCCTTCTGAAACAGTAAAATCTTTTGAAGGAACTGCAAGTGTATCTGAAGCTGCTGCCATCAAAGTATCTGCAGGTAAATTAATAGTAGAAAAGCAGAAATTCCCACCAAATCTGACTATAGCCATAGCGAGGATTGTGGATTGA
- the cobO gene encoding cob(I)yrinic acid a,c-diamide adenosyltransferase — protein sequence MENDGLTIVYTGKGKGKTTAALGIALRATGYEKKTCMIQFIKGSWHYGEMDSSKRLEPEFEMVAVGKGFVGIIDDKSPKEDHEKVAKEAIRISNEKIQSGNYDIVILDEINYAVNLNLISVDDVLDIIESKPKNIDLILTGNYAKDEVIEKADLVTEMREIKHPFQVGIKAKKGIDF from the coding sequence ATGGAAAATGATGGTTTAACTATTGTTTATACTGGAAAAGGTAAGGGAAAAACAACTGCAGCTTTAGGAATTGCTTTGCGTGCAACAGGATATGAAAAGAAAACTTGTATGATTCAATTCATTAAAGGTTCGTGGCATTACGGTGAAATGGATTCATCAAAAAGACTAGAACCTGAATTTGAAATGGTAGCAGTTGGTAAAGGATTTGTAGGAATAATTGATGATAAAAGCCCAAAAGAAGATCATGAAAAAGTAGCAAAAGAAGCAATTAGAATTAGTAATGAAAAAATTCAATCAGGAAACTACGATATTGTAATTTTGGATGAGATTAATTATGCTGTAAATCTTAATTTAATTTCAGTGGATGATGTCTTAGACATAATTGAATCAAAGCCAAAAAACATAGACTTGATATTAACAGGAAATTATGCCAAAGACGAAGTTATTGAAAAAGCTGATCTTGTTACAGAGATGAGAGAGATAAAACACCCATTTCAAGTAGGAATCAAAGCAAAGAAAGGAATTGATTTCTAA
- a CDS encoding DUF6541 family protein, which yields MLSNTKLLSVGTFDFKLNHLLVIGVLILSFSISFLLRSQPADFGFELNEFDPFFNYRATQYVVDNGLSDYFEWRDNLSWYPAGRDVSTTSQVILHLTAAYTYWIFGGGMNLYDFTILLPVIFASLSAIVIFALVRVIGGTTAGLFASLLFSVSIPLLIRSPIGWFKSEPLGIFFSLLAVYFLLSGINSQNKKIAIIKLASAGIFTSFSISAWGGNQFFIIPIGIFFLTLPFLRTDHRFIIWAIPVYTVTTILVSLGFERVSSNFIFGLGGISIIIPTVFLVFCIFIQNKSSNNKTRNGLLFLLALLVIAPTILLINSDSQFLPLPSHRYLNALNPFLTTTDALVDSVSEHATTTIAQSFLFHSVLMIFSSIGIWLLVKNIQIKNFGFIKNDMLSFSLILGLVGVYVSSTFLRLEVFASIGIIILASLGLTMLTKEFFKNRSTSTKPINRLLKLSYVTGIIILLVIPMIYPIGSTPSTIANIPPTIMNGGTSYQIATNDWLDALEWIKDNTPKDAVVAAWWDYGYWISTMGERATLADNSTIYTHIIENIAKMLLSNPDTAWNALNEMQADYVLIFISGEKLNIDTPESYYILSGGGDESKKQWFMKIAGYDLSKYLESDGISGTEYFWNETLLGKMTPFSLLGYVNPNNPNQQSSTLVPGMIGVYEKDIKLPSDGDGPLRLVYASSSFTEEKVGPMLGIFIYEVNKDYKPLS from the coding sequence ATGCTATCTAATACAAAACTTTTATCTGTTGGTACCTTTGACTTTAAATTAAATCATCTTTTAGTTATTGGAGTTTTAATTTTATCATTTAGCATATCATTTTTACTTCGTTCACAACCTGCTGATTTTGGTTTTGAGTTAAATGAATTTGATCCTTTTTTTAATTATAGAGCAACACAATATGTAGTAGATAATGGATTGAGTGATTATTTTGAATGGAGAGATAATCTTAGTTGGTATCCTGCAGGTAGAGATGTTTCAACAACTTCTCAAGTAATTCTTCACTTAACAGCTGCTTATACATATTGGATTTTTGGTGGAGGGATGAATCTATATGATTTCACAATTCTGCTTCCTGTAATATTTGCATCATTGTCAGCGATTGTAATTTTTGCTTTAGTTAGAGTAATTGGTGGTACAACTGCTGGATTATTTGCATCTCTTTTATTTTCTGTTTCAATTCCTCTATTAATCCGGAGTCCAATTGGATGGTTCAAATCTGAACCTTTGGGGATATTTTTTAGCCTTTTAGCAGTATATTTTCTTCTAAGTGGAATTAATTCACAAAATAAAAAAATAGCAATTATAAAACTTGCAAGTGCTGGAATTTTTACTAGTTTTTCTATCTCTGCATGGGGAGGCAATCAATTCTTTATTATTCCAATTGGAATTTTCTTTCTTACACTACCTTTTTTGAGAACAGATCATAGATTCATAATATGGGCAATTCCTGTTTATACGGTTACAACAATTTTAGTATCATTAGGATTTGAAAGAGTTAGTTCAAATTTTATTTTTGGATTAGGAGGTATTTCTATTATAATACCTACAGTATTTTTAGTTTTTTGCATTTTCATTCAAAATAAAAGTTCAAACAACAAAACAAGAAATGGTTTGTTATTTTTACTTGCACTTTTAGTAATTGCACCTACTATACTGTTGATAAATTCTGACTCTCAATTTTTGCCTTTACCTAGTCATAGATATCTTAATGCACTAAATCCATTTTTAACAACAACTGATGCATTAGTTGATTCTGTATCAGAGCATGCAACAACAACAATAGCACAATCATTTTTATTTCATTCTGTATTAATGATTTTCTCATCTATTGGAATATGGTTACTTGTTAAAAATATTCAAATTAAAAATTTTGGTTTTATTAAAAATGATATGTTGTCATTTTCATTAATTTTAGGTCTTGTAGGAGTTTATGTAAGTTCAACTTTTCTTAGATTAGAAGTTTTTGCATCAATTGGAATAATAATTTTAGCATCTTTGGGATTAACTATGTTGACAAAAGAATTTTTCAAAAACAGATCTACATCAACAAAACCGATTAATAGATTATTAAAATTATCTTATGTTACAGGAATAATAATTCTTTTGGTAATCCCAATGATTTATCCTATAGGATCAACACCATCAACTATTGCAAATATCCCTCCCACAATAATGAATGGAGGAACATCTTATCAAATTGCTACCAATGATTGGTTAGATGCTTTAGAATGGATAAAAGATAATACTCCTAAAGATGCTGTTGTTGCGGCATGGTGGGATTATGGTTATTGGATTTCTACAATGGGTGAAAGAGCAACATTGGCAGATAACTCTACAATTTATACACATATTATTGAAAATATTGCTAAAATGCTACTTAGTAATCCTGACACTGCTTGGAATGCTCTTAATGAAATGCAAGCTGATTATGTACTGATTTTCATATCTGGAGAAAAATTGAATATAGATACACCTGAGTCATATTACATTTTATCTGGAGGTGGTGATGAATCCAAAAAACAGTGGTTTATGAAAATTGCAGGCTATGATCTTTCAAAATATTTGGAATCAGATGGTATTAGTGGAACTGAATATTTTTGGAATGAAACTTTACTTGGAAAAATGACTCCCTTTTCTCTATTAGGTTATGTTAATCCTAATAATCCTAATCAACAATCTTCTACACTTGTTCCAGGAATGATTGGTGTCTATGAAAAAGATATCAAATTACCTTCTGATGGAGATGGACCTTTAAGATTAGTCTATGCATCTTCAAGTTTTACTGAAGAAAAAGTTGGACCAATGCTTGGTATTTTTATTTATGAAGTAAACAAAGATTACAAACCTTTATCCTAA
- a CDS encoding SDR family oxidoreductase, with amino-acid sequence MVKSLKIVVTGASGFIAKNLRKYLSEKNVDLISISRNNFKDFKCETKIISKNYDEKNILKKIRNSDAIIHLVGIGKQSINEDYDVINTDLTKHIVNLSKKGKIKKIIYLSGLGVSPNTSLGYFISKYNAERLVINSGLDFTIFRPSYIIGKDDLFSKHLKKQMKSGEIKIPGSGKYSIQPILISDVVKVIFESTYQPKFNNKIVDLVGPDYVPFEKYVKLFSKGVKTKIRKINLEDAYHDAIINSKSDFGIDDLNILIGDFKGDHKKLSKISEIKFQSVLELLQTGRLL; translated from the coding sequence ATGGTAAAATCTCTAAAGATTGTTGTCACTGGAGCTAGTGGTTTTATTGCAAAAAATCTTCGAAAATATTTATCAGAAAAAAATGTTGATTTAATATCAATATCTAGAAATAATTTTAAGGATTTCAAATGTGAAACTAAAATTATTTCAAAAAATTATGATGAAAAAAACATTTTAAAAAAAATTAGAAATTCAGATGCAATAATTCATCTAGTAGGAATTGGAAAACAGTCTATAAATGAAGACTATGATGTGATAAATACAGATTTAACAAAACATATTGTAAATCTTAGTAAAAAAGGAAAAATTAAAAAAATTATTTATTTAAGTGGCTTGGGTGTTTCTCCAAATACCTCGTTAGGCTATTTTATTTCAAAGTACAATGCAGAAAGATTAGTAATTAATTCTGGTTTAGACTTTACAATTTTTAGACCCTCCTACATTATTGGAAAAGATGATCTGTTTTCAAAACATCTAAAAAAACAAATGAAATCTGGGGAGATTAAAATTCCTGGATCTGGAAAATATTCAATTCAGCCCATATTGATATCTGATGTTGTCAAAGTCATTTTTGAATCAACATATCAACCAAAATTTAATAATAAAATTGTTGATCTGGTCGGACCTGATTATGTCCCTTTTGAAAAATATGTTAAACTCTTTTCTAAGGGAGTTAAAACCAAAATTAGAAAAATCAATCTGGAAGATGCGTATCATGATGCAATAATCAACTCAAAATCTGATTTTGGAATTGATGATCTAAATATTTTAATTGGTGATTTTAAAGGAGATCACAAAAAATTATCTAAAATATCTGAAATTAAATTTCAATCTGTATTGGAGTTACTACAAACCGGCAGATTGCTTTAA
- a CDS encoding sirohydrochlorin chelatase — MKRGLLLIDRGSREREASEELDIICQGIKAKSDYVFTDFCFLEVEPPYIEDGISKCLKEDIDSLTIVPYFLYPGKKVKNAVTDVMKFQKDTKVKFVVTKQMSMHKTMVDVVENRISATLKENNITLINNEIDVMIIGHGSKDPNAQRSLDYIVNELKDSYRNVSRCWLEIEQPDIFEGIKKCEKDNPKVLIIVFYFLHEGAHVKTDINNDLIPALEKSSIKNSYITKHIGTDQKMIDLIIERAKEVENAN, encoded by the coding sequence TTGAAGAGAGGATTATTACTAATTGATAGAGGAAGTAGAGAAAGAGAAGCGTCAGAAGAATTGGATATAATTTGTCAAGGTATTAAGGCAAAAAGTGACTATGTTTTTACTGATTTTTGCTTTTTAGAGGTAGAACCACCATACATTGAAGATGGAATTTCCAAATGTCTAAAAGAAGATATTGATTCTTTGACTATTGTTCCTTATTTTTTGTATCCTGGAAAAAAAGTAAAAAATGCAGTTACAGACGTAATGAAATTTCAAAAAGATACCAAAGTAAAATTTGTCGTTACAAAACAAATGAGTATGCACAAGACTATGGTGGATGTTGTTGAAAATAGAATATCTGCAACATTAAAAGAAAATAACATCACTTTAATAAATAACGAAATAGATGTAATGATAATTGGTCATGGCAGTAAAGATCCTAATGCTCAAAGATCATTGGATTATATTGTAAATGAATTAAAGGATTCGTATAGAAATGTTAGTAGATGTTGGTTGGAGATAGAACAACCAGATATTTTCGAGGGAATTAAAAAATGCGAAAAAGATAATCCCAAAGTTTTGATAATTGTTTTTTATTTCCTTCATGAAGGAGCCCATGTAAAGACAGACATAAATAATGATTTGATTCCAGCACTTGAGAAGTCTAGTATAAAAAATTCTTACATCACAAAACACATTGGAACGGATCAAAAAATGATTGATTTGATAATAGAGAGAGCAAAAGAGGTAGAAAATGCAAACTAA
- a CDS encoding cobyrinate a,c-diamide synthase, with translation MKIPRIVIAGVTSGVGKTSITCSIIYALQKRGLSVQPFKVGPDYIDPGYLSSISKNQTYNLDAWLMGKNQLFNSFTSNSKSNVSVIEGVMGYYDGFGGDSNYASTHHVASLTESPVLLVLDASKTSRSIAATALGFLKFHKNSRIAGIILNKIGSKKHELLCKNALEKIKIPIVGIIPKNPSLNMPSRHLGLVSTLESKTLKTKIEKISKIMSEYFDIDQIIKIAKNSSELKKKLKPANKKIKTTIAVALDTSFNFYYQDNLEALRREGANLKFFSPVKDKRIPKCDGLYIGGGFPEILGDPLEKNQIMKKLIKKLSEDNLPIYAECGGLMYLTKSILSENKKFKMIGLFDAETKMTKKMRLNYTKGKIITKNLISEKLHAFQGHEFHYSELDSVSSDSKFAYSLEIGEGIKGHQDGLIQDNTLASYGHLYFDSSNYAEIFVKNCINHSKR, from the coding sequence ATGAAAATCCCTAGAATTGTAATTGCAGGCGTTACTAGTGGAGTTGGAAAGACATCAATTACATGTTCGATTATTTATGCACTACAAAAACGTGGTTTATCTGTACAACCATTTAAGGTTGGACCTGACTATATTGATCCAGGATATCTTTCGAGTATTTCAAAAAATCAAACTTATAATCTTGATGCATGGTTAATGGGAAAAAATCAGCTTTTCAATAGCTTCACATCAAATTCTAAATCAAATGTATCCGTCATTGAAGGCGTTATGGGATATTATGATGGATTTGGTGGAGATTCAAACTATGCAAGTACTCATCATGTAGCATCACTAACAGAGTCTCCTGTCTTACTAGTTTTAGATGCCAGCAAAACCTCTCGCTCTATTGCCGCTACTGCACTTGGATTTTTAAAATTTCATAAAAATTCTCGAATTGCTGGAATCATTTTAAACAAAATAGGTAGCAAAAAACATGAACTTTTGTGTAAAAATGCGCTTGAAAAAATCAAAATACCAATAGTAGGAATTATTCCAAAAAATCCTTCACTTAATATGCCTTCAAGACATCTAGGATTGGTTTCAACATTGGAAAGTAAAACTCTCAAAACAAAAATTGAAAAAATCTCAAAAATAATGTCAGAGTATTTTGATATTGATCAAATTATTAAAATCGCAAAAAATTCTAGCGAACTGAAAAAAAAATTAAAACCTGCAAATAAAAAAATAAAAACTACTATTGCAGTTGCACTTGACACATCATTTAATTTCTATTATCAAGATAATCTAGAGGCATTACGTCGTGAAGGTGCAAATTTAAAATTTTTTAGTCCTGTAAAGGATAAAAGAATTCCAAAATGTGATGGACTTTACATTGGTGGTGGATTTCCTGAAATTTTGGGTGACCCACTTGAAAAAAATCAAATTATGAAAAAATTAATAAAGAAATTATCTGAAGACAATCTTCCTATTTATGCTGAATGTGGAGGACTGATGTATCTCACAAAATCTATTTTGTCTGAAAATAAAAAATTTAAAATGATTGGTTTATTTGATGCCGAAACAAAAATGACAAAAAAAATGAGACTAAACTATACAAAGGGTAAAATCATTACCAAAAATCTAATTTCTGAAAAACTTCATGCTTTTCAAGGTCATGAATTTCATTATTCAGAATTAGATTCAGTCTCATCAGATTCAAAATTTGCTTATAGTTTAGAAATTGGTGAGGGAATCAAAGGACATCAGGATGGATTAATTCAAGATAATACTTTAGCTTCATACGGACATCTGTATTTTGACAGCTCAAACTATGCAGAAATTTTTGTTAAAAATTGCATTAATCATTCAAAAAGATGA
- a CDS encoding YbhB/YbcL family Raf kinase inhibitor-like protein, whose protein sequence is MTLSLESKAFENGGAIPKKYGYKHGNISPPLTINEIPENTVSLVLIMDDPDAMGAVGKVWVHWVVWNIDPENTEFKENSIPSDCIEGETDFGEIGYGGPAPPDKEHTYIFKLYALDQKLDNKTGSSKKEIELAMKNHIIEETLLQGRYAP, encoded by the coding sequence ATGACTTTGAGTTTAGAAAGTAAAGCATTTGAAAATGGTGGAGCTATTCCAAAAAAATATGGTTACAAACATGGAAACATTAGTCCTCCTTTAACAATAAATGAAATTCCAGAAAATACTGTCTCTCTTGTTTTGATAATGGATGATCCTGATGCTATGGGAGCTGTTGGGAAAGTTTGGGTGCATTGGGTTGTATGGAATATTGATCCTGAAAATACTGAATTTAAAGAAAATTCGATTCCATCAGATTGTATAGAAGGTGAAACTGATTTTGGAGAAATTGGTTATGGGGGACCTGCTCCTCCCGACAAGGAACATACCTATATTTTCAAATTATATGCATTAGATCAAAAATTAGATAATAAAACAGGTTCAAGTAAAAAAGAAATTGAATTAGCAATGAAAAATCATATAATTGAAGAAACCTTACTCCAAGGTAGATACGCTCCATAA